In Leptolyngbya sp. O-77, the genomic window AAAGCTGATCGACGACGGCAAGCTGTTCATCCTCGATGCCTCGCCCGATCCCGAAGGGCAGGAAGTCGTCGGCAACTTTGACCTATCGGCCCTGATCGAACGGATTCAATACGCCATCCGCAAATACAAAGCCAAGCGCGTCTCAATCGACTCGGTAACGGCTGTGTTTCAGCAATATGCCGCTGTCTCGGTCGTGCGGCGCGAAATCTTTCGCCTGGTGGCTCGCCTCAAGCAGGTCGGCGCAACCACCATCATGACGACAGAGCGCGTTGATGAATATGGCCCCGTTGCCCGCTTTGGGGTCGAAGAGTTTGTCTCTGACAATGTGGTGATTGTGCGGAACGTGCTGGAGGGCGAACGCCGCCGCCGCACGATAGAGATCCTGAAACTGCGCGGCACCACCCACATGAAGGGCGAGTATCCCTTTACCATTACCAATCAGGGCATCAATATCTTCCCGCTGGGAGCCATGCGCCTGACGCAGCGCTCCTCCAATGCCCGCGTGTCGTCTGGTGTGGCAACGCTGGATTCGATGTGTGGCGGCGGCTTTTTCAAAGACTCAATCATCCTGGCAACAGGGGCAACAGGGACGGGCAAGACGCTGCTGGTCAGCATGTTTTTGCAAAATGCCTGTCAGAACGGCGAACGCGCCATTCTGTTTGCCTATGAAGAGTCGCGGGCGCAGCTTTCGCGCAACGCCTATTCCTGGGGTATCGACTTTGAAGACCTGGAGCAGCGTGGCCTGCTGAAAATCATCTGCGCCTATCCCGAATCGGCGGGTCTGGAAGACCACCTGCAAATCATTAAGTCAGAAATTGCCGAATTCAAGCCGTCGCGCATTGCCATCGACTCGCTCTCCGCTCTGGCGCGGGGCGTGAGCAATAATGCGTTTCGGCAGTTTGTGATCGGCGTGACGGGCTATGCCAAGCAGGAGGAGATTACGGGCTTCTTTACCAACACCACAGATCAGTTCATGGGGTCGCACTCGATTACCGATTCCCACATTTCCACGATTACAGACACGATTTTGATGCTGCAATATGTGGAGATTCGCGGCGAAATGTCTCGCGCCATTAACGTGTTCAAGATGCGTGGCTCCTGGCATGACAAGGGCATCCGCGAATATATCATCAGCGAGAATGGGCCAGAGATTAAGGACTCGTTCCGCAACTTTGAGCGGATCATCAGCGGCTCGCCGACACGCATCTCGGTAGACGAGAAGAATGAGCTATCGCGGATTGTGCGGGGCTTCCAGGAAAAGAGCGACGGCGAAGTTTAGAGCAGTTTTATGCAGTTTTACGCAGTTTTAGGCTAGGTATTGCGCGTTGAGCAAATCTTGTGAGCAAGGCTGATCCAAACCGGGTGTTGCGCCTGATGCCGCTGGCGGTGGGCGGGCTGGGCGGCACGCTACTGCTGATTAACCGGCTGGCTACGTCAAATCTGACGGATTTTCAGGCTCGGTCGGATGTGGTGGGGGTGATTTTGAGCGCAGTGCTCATTCTCACGGGGCTGCTGTGGCAGCGCATCCAGCCGCGATCGCCCGATGCGGTCATCCTCAACGGCGAAGAAGGGTTTGACCTGGCAGAAGATCTGCCCGATGCTGCCAAGCTAGAGTTGGCCTGGGCTTCGCATCTGCTGCTGACCAATACCGTGACGCGATCGCTCGTCGTCTGGCAAGACGGGCGCGTGCTGCTGCGGCGCGGTGTGCTGAGTCCCAAAGTCATGAAAACCCCTGGCCCCATTGTGCAGCGGGCGCTGGATACCCAGAAGCCAATTTATCTGGTGAACCTGCAACTCTATCCCGGCAAGATTGAGTTTGACTATCTACCCGACAATACCCAGGGCGTGATTTGCCAGCCGATGGGCGATCGCGGCGTGATGATTCTGGCCGCCAACGCCCCCCGCAGCTATACCCGCCAAGACGAAATCTGGATCGCCGGAATTGCTGACAAACTGAGTGAGACGCTCCGCCCATAGCCCCATTGCTGTCGCCATCCTGACTCTCAACCTCAAGATGGCTTCAGACGGCTTCAGACGGCTTCAGACGGCTTCAGAAATGTCGGTCAATCGTCAGGGGTTGGCGGATCGTGAATGCTATACACTCAATGCCAGGGACGAGTTCTCTCACCTCCTGCCTTTGCTGCATGACAGATCCGACTGCACCACGGATTGATCCACCTGAAGACACGATTGAGGCGATCGCCGCCGATTTAGAAGTTAGCCTTGGGGTTCAGGTGTTGCGGGCGATCGCCGAAGTGATGCTGGCGGGTGTGATTGGAATCGCGCTCATCAGGTTAGGGCTGAGTGGCGGCGCGTGGATTTTGGGCGGTGTGGCAGCTGGGGCGCTGGTGTTTTATGGCGATCGCACCTGGTTTCACCGGCCTGCCCTGCCCAACAAAACCCTGCGAAAAATTGGCCAGGTGCTCATTGGCCTGGCGATTGGCTTTTCCATCCGGCAATCTACGCTATCCAGCCTGTCGGCGCAAATTCCTGTGTTGGTGCTGCTGGGGCTGACGCTCCTGGTCAGCGGCGGGGTGATTGGCTATTTCTATTCCCGTTTAGAGAAATTAGACCTGCTCACGGGCGTACTGGCGACGACCCCTGGCAATATCGGCGTGATGGCCAGCATCGCTGCCGACTATAGCAAAAACACCGCATTCGTCTCGCTGGTGCAGCTTTTGCGCTTCACCACAATCATTGCAGTGATTCCGCTGGTGGCGCAGGTGCCCCACACAACCGATTTACGCAGCACCCTGTCAGCGCTACTGCCCGATGCCCACTGGCTGACGCTAGGCAATGGTCTAGAGCTTGCCGCTGTGCTGGCGGCCGCAGCCCTCGCAGCCCAATTGGGCACGCGGCTGAACATTCCCGTTGCCACCTTCTTTTGCCCCATCCTAGTAGGACTGGGGTTCGAGTCGTTGGGCTTTGCCGACTGGTTTGCGGACTGGTTTGCCGGACTGCCCAGCGGCGCTGATGCCAGCTTTAACCTGCCACCGCTGCTCAAGGTGGTGGGTCAGATTTTGCTGGGCACAACGATTGGCGAATATTGGGCAAACAGCCCACGCATCACGCTTGGCACGCTAGCGCGGGCCATCATCCCGGTCACGCTGACCTTTAGTGCGGGGCTGCTCACGGCGGCGATCGCCAAAGCGCTGACCCCCTGGGACTGGCTCACTTGCTTGCTGATTGCGGCTCCCGGTGGCTCCCCAGAAATGATCTGGATTGCTCTCTCGCTCCAGCACGATGTGGAGCTAGTCACCGCCTCCCATTTGGTGCGCCTGCTGGTGATTAACCTGAGCCTGCCAGGGCTAATCTGGCTGGCCAGCCACCTAGACAGCCGTCTAGCTGCTCAGCAGGGCATCGTCATCCATACTGAGCAGTGAAGACATCTCTTGCTGTTTCACCCAGTTAATCACTGTGTTGTGATTAATGCCCGTCAGCCGCTCAATCTCGTGAAAGTTAATGCCAGAGCGATGCATCCGCAGGCAAATCTGGCGGGCATCTTCAGAGTATCCCCGCTGGGAATAGAACTCTACAAACTGGCGACCACAGCACTTGCAGAGATAATTCTGCTTGCCTTGGCGATGGCCATTCTTCCGAATCTGGTTTGAACTGCATTGGGGACACTTCATAGCGCAATTAATCAACCCTTTACATAAGCTGAAGCCATTACCCGGTCTGGGCTGGCCCACATTTTCAGTACAGCAACTCCAGCACTGCATCGCTAGGGCAAGCTAGCGCTCGCTTCGACTGCCGAAACTCAGCGCTGCTCAAACGGCTATTCCACTGGGCTAGAGCAAAGCCTCGCGGCAAAGGCAACGTTCTCGCTAGAGCCTGTAAACCCGCGGCACAACGCTGAAAAGGACAAGCCCAATGGGCGATCGCAGACTGATATTGACACTTGCACGACGCGACTGCTCACGTTGCTCGTGTATTTTGCTTACGTATCTCGCTTGGTGAAAGGGGGTCTAGAAACGCACCGTGCAGTACACGGATATCCCATGCTTTCGTCTCAACCCCGAGCCTAATTCCTGAATCTCAAAACGGCAAGGCATCAGGAGTAGATCGCGCCCATCCCTTCAAGAAAGACACGGAGCTGAGAAACCGTACACAAGAAATCACATAGATAAATCAAACCTGCTCAGAAGAACCAATTCTGAAAACAGCCACACCTAAACACGAACCTTGAAATCCGTAAGAACCTACCTGCCCCATTTGCAAGGCGGCTCCAGATCAAATCACCTCCTTAAAATCTCATCTTTAGGCAAAAAAAACCAGAGCAGTTTGGAAAGTTAAGTCGTCCAGCTTGAGCATTGCCGAAAGATGCAATGTCACCTACTATAGAGAGTCGCCTACATAGAAAAATATCTATGTTACGATAGAGACTTAGGTAGAGATGAACCACGATCCGCAAGAAGTCAGAAATCTCTGATTGAACTTAATAAATTCCATCTTGCCCCTGAGGCCGGATACCTGTCCCGGCTTCCACAAATACCTGAATATTTAA contains:
- a CDS encoding helix-turn-helix domain-containing protein, translated to MKCPQCSSNQIRKNGHRQGKQNYLCKCCGRQFVEFYSQRGYSEDARQICLRMHRSGINFHEIERLTGINHNTVINWVKQQEMSSLLSMDDDALLSS
- a CDS encoding cofactor assembly of complex C subunit B, with translation MSKADPNRVLRLMPLAVGGLGGTLLLINRLATSNLTDFQARSDVVGVILSAVLILTGLLWQRIQPRSPDAVILNGEEGFDLAEDLPDAAKLELAWASHLLLTNTVTRSLVVWQDGRVLLRRGVLSPKVMKTPGPIVQRALDTQKPIYLVNLQLYPGKIEFDYLPDNTQGVICQPMGDRGVMILAANAPRSYTRQDEIWIAGIADKLSETLRP
- the kaiC gene encoding circadian clock protein KaiC, which gives rise to MNDSSQTGQQQNGAALMGVQKIRTMIEGFDDISNGGLPVGRATLVSGTSGTGKTLFAVQFLYNGITHFDEAGIFVTFEEAPADIIKNAYSFGWDLQKLIDDGKLFILDASPDPEGQEVVGNFDLSALIERIQYAIRKYKAKRVSIDSVTAVFQQYAAVSVVRREIFRLVARLKQVGATTIMTTERVDEYGPVARFGVEEFVSDNVVIVRNVLEGERRRRTIEILKLRGTTHMKGEYPFTITNQGINIFPLGAMRLTQRSSNARVSSGVATLDSMCGGGFFKDSIILATGATGTGKTLLVSMFLQNACQNGERAILFAYEESRAQLSRNAYSWGIDFEDLEQRGLLKIICAYPESAGLEDHLQIIKSEIAEFKPSRIAIDSLSALARGVSNNAFRQFVIGVTGYAKQEEITGFFTNTTDQFMGSHSITDSHISTITDTILMLQYVEIRGEMSRAINVFKMRGSWHDKGIREYIISENGPEIKDSFRNFERIISGSPTRISVDEKNELSRIVRGFQEKSDGEV
- a CDS encoding AbrB family transcriptional regulator, whose protein sequence is MTDPTAPRIDPPEDTIEAIAADLEVSLGVQVLRAIAEVMLAGVIGIALIRLGLSGGAWILGGVAAGALVFYGDRTWFHRPALPNKTLRKIGQVLIGLAIGFSIRQSTLSSLSAQIPVLVLLGLTLLVSGGVIGYFYSRLEKLDLLTGVLATTPGNIGVMASIAADYSKNTAFVSLVQLLRFTTIIAVIPLVAQVPHTTDLRSTLSALLPDAHWLTLGNGLELAAVLAAAALAAQLGTRLNIPVATFFCPILVGLGFESLGFADWFADWFAGLPSGADASFNLPPLLKVVGQILLGTTIGEYWANSPRITLGTLARAIIPVTLTFSAGLLTAAIAKALTPWDWLTCLLIAAPGGSPEMIWIALSLQHDVELVTASHLVRLLVINLSLPGLIWLASHLDSRLAAQQGIVIHTEQ